The Chamaesiphon minutus PCC 6605 DNA window CCAAACAGCAAGAATTAGACCGCAAATTAGGCAGTCTCAAAGTTCAAGATGCACGCTTGCAAGAACTCAATGGCCAAATAGCTCAAGTCAATGATGAAACTCAATCATTAGCTAGTGTCTTCAATCAGGTTCAGCCTTTGTCTGCCATTCTGCAAGACTTGCGTGAAAGTATCCCCCAAGGCGTTCAGATTGCCACTATCAGCCAAACTGAGAGCAAAATTGCAGCACCCACAGCCACAGCCGCAGCACCTGCAGCACCCAGCGGTGGTTTAATTAACAAAATCTCTACTCCACCCAACCCCGAAGCCACCCCTAAGCCAGGTGCTGCTCCTACTCCGGCGTCTAGCCCTGCAACTGTGGCCACAGCCCCATCTGCAACCACACCAACTCCCGGCACGCCTGTAGCCACTCTTCCAGCAGATATCCCAACTACCAAGATTGAAATTGTCGGTACCGCCAAATCTTTTGATGAGGTTAATAACTTTGTGCTTACCCTCAAACAATCAGCTTTCTTCAACCCTGATGATACGCAGCTCGCCAGTGCTAATTTGAGTTCTGCGATCGCGAGTTTAACTAAGCAAAAGATCGATAAGCCTAAAGACGAGATTACTCCAGCAGAACAAAATGCACTCGATCGAGTGGAACGGTTGGAGCTACCAAAAGTAGTTGAATACAAAATCCAAACTTCGATCAAACGAATTCCAGCGGCAGATCTCATCCGCGAACTAGAGCGTAAAGGAGCTGTTGGCTTGGTAACTCGACTCAAAAGCCTTCAACAACAGCAGGTAATTAAGCCATGACATATAGTAGCGATTTAATCGAGAGCGATTTAGTAGGTAATACATCTTTTATCGCTGCGCCAGCATATCCTTCCGTCTTTGGAATTACATTTAGCCCGATCGTGAGTGGGTTATGTTTGGCAGCAATTGGCGTAGGTATTTCTGGATATATATATGCGAGTTACCTCCAACCACAACTAGCTAAAAATCAAGAACTAGAAAGTAAGCTGGCTCAAACTCAAGAGCAGATCCAGCTCCGCAAAGATAATACTGCCAAAATTGCTGCTGCCGAACAAAATCTCGATCGAGCAAACGCCCAAAAGCAAGTAGTTACTGGATTGTTTGCTAACGATAAAAAACTGGATACATTACTCCTAGATTTAAATAAATTAGTTAATATCCGCCAAGGACAATTGCAAAAATTCATGCCAGAGGCAGCACCGCCTGATAGTGGTAGTAGCGGTGCTACTGTTGTTAAAGATAGTTCTCTTGGTGCTGCATTGAATAATAGAATCAAGCGCAAAGTCGTAGGTATTGAAGTTTCAGGCAACTTCGAGCAAATCCAATCGATCTTGCGGACGATCGAAAGACTGGATCAATTACTGCTGATTAAGGATTTTAAGGCGGATGTTGATAAGACAACACAGAAGATCGTAGTGGACACCCAAGGAAGATTGATTCCTCAGCCAGAAGCTACGATTAAAACGTCGTTTAAAATCCAAGCGTTGATTCCTCTGAGTCCAGCAGAACAAGCTGCGGCAACGCCACCTCCACCTCCAGCTAAAAAGTAATAGCTGTAGTGCCTCATAGTTAGCAGTTAGAGCGAGATTTAATAGAATCTCCAGATAATGACAGGCTTACATTCTTCTTCATTTATCGAAATAACTGATAACTAAAAATCGATACCCCGTAAACAAGTTCCTGGAATAGGAGAATTATGAAAGTGAGCAAACGCAAACAGATTATTACTAGTATTGTCATGGGCAGCACGGTTGCAGCTCTAGCTGCACCTAATGCCAATGCCGCAGTCCAACAGCCGGAGGGCGTTGATAAATCTACTCCTAGCAGCGATCTCATCGCTCAAACCAAACCCACTCAGCAGCCGCTAGTTCCCAATCCCAAAATTACCATTGATGGGGCACCCCCAACTCCTGGTGTCGGGCTGGCAACTCCCACAATGCCGCGTGCTGTGGCACCACCAGTCGGCGACATTAGTGTCTCCAATTTGGATGCCACCATCCCGCAAATCAATCTCGAATCCAATGCGCGGATCAATATGGTACTCAAAAATACTCCCGCGCGGGAAGTTTTAGAGTCCTTGGCTCGATCGGCAAATCTGAACCTAGCTTATGCTGATAGCGTACTCAGTGCTGATGGTAAAGCTAAAACTGAGGCAAATATTTCGCTCAACCTCCGCAACGAGCCAGTTCAAAATGCCTTTAACTACGTGCTCCAACTCAGTGGCTTGGAAGCAAACCGAATTGGTAACACCATTTTCGTTGGCAATCGCTTACCTGATTCTGTGCGCGAAACTATCGTCCGCACGCTGCGGATGAACCAAGTCAGTTCTGCGGCTGCTGCCAACTTTCTGACTACTCAAGGTGCCGAAACCCAAATTGCTTTCACTAAAGTCGATCTTCAAACCGTCGGCGAAGGTGCCTCCGCACGTACTGTAGAAACTAGAACGCCCCAAATTTTGGCACTCAAAGCCAACCAAGGTAACGGGCCACTTTTACTTACAGGTTTGGCTGTCAGTACTGACGAGCGGCTCAATGCAGTTACCCTGATCGGTTCTCCCCGCAAGGTCGAAATGGCAACCAGCCTCTTAACTAGATTGGATGCTCGCCGTCGTCAGGTAGCCCTCAACGTCAAAATCGTGGACGTCAATCTCTCAAATCTTAACTCGATGAGCAATAGCTTGTCGTTTAAGGTTGGAGATGGTTTCCTCTCTGTCGATAAAGGTGCGGCAGTATATAACTATGGCGGTTCCACTCCTGCTACTAATGGTCAGGTAAACAACATTAGCAATGGGACTCCCATCGGTGCGCTCAATTTACCTGGTGGTAGTCAACCTTTCATGGACTTTCAGCCTAATGCTCCCTTTAGCAGTCAAACTAGTGGGGATGCGAATGGATTGGGTAATATCCCTCGTGCTGGTTTTGGTACGCCTGGTAACCCTCTCCAACCTGGTGTTACTACATTTACCCCAGCTATTCCAGGTACACCAGTTCTCAATGCGGCAGGAAACCAGATTGGTACTACGGCTGGTACTCCTGCTGTATATACTTATGCACTGCCTACTAACTACGCAGTTCCCAGTAAATTCCTCTCGACGCTCCAAGCTCAGATTATCAGTGGTAACGGCAAAATCTTGACCGACCCGACTTTGGTAGTTCAAGAAGGTCAAAAATCTACTGTCAACCTCACTCAAGATGTATTTGGTGGCTTTAAGATTAACACCGTTGCAGGTACGGGTGCGACCACTAGTACCAGAGAGCCGATCATCAAGCAAGCTGGTTTGAGTCTAGAAATCTTGGTCAATCGGATCGACGATAATGGATTTGTCTCTGTGGGTGTATCGCCGACTGTATCTTCGATCGGTAGTACTATCACTACTACTGATGGCGATATTAGCTTGCTCCAGTCTCGGACGCTCAACTCTGGTGAAATTCGCCTGCGCGATGGTCAGACCCTGATCTTATCGGGGATCATTCAAGAGTCCGATCGCTCTAGCGTTTCTAAGGTACCCATCCTCGGCGATATTCCAATCCTAGGTGCTCTGTTCCGCAGTACTAGTAAGACCAATCAACGCCAAGAGGTAGTTGTCTTACTGACTCCTCAAATTCTCAACGACAACAGAGGTCAGGTCAATTATACGCCTGGAGTTGATGCGAGATTGATGATGGGTCGATAAACTAGCGACAAATTTCTCGATCGCGGAAACAAAGCTGGCACGATTTCTCAAATATATAGTCTGAAGTTTTGGGTCTGGGAGAGCGGATAATGTAGAGATGAGTGCTAGCAATTAGTCGCTCATCCGCATTTCTGAGCTGCCAGACCCCTCTTTTTGGCCAAATTTTACATAAATAATACGCAAAATAATGAAAATCAACATAAATTAAAGCTTTCAGCGATCCAGATTAGGCTTGTAGACATTAGAATAATGCAGTGGAAATAATATTGCATGAGAGTTTCAGCATCTTTTTGGCAAATCTGACCCAGAACTACAGTCTCTCGGAGTCAGCCCTGAAGTTGTTAGAGCACATGCAAGATTCAACAGCGAGGAAGATAGTGTTAATACCTTAACGCTGTGTTAATCCGGTTCTGAGCCGAGAATCCAATTTCCACTAACGGTAAATGTTACCCCCATTTGGGTCGGTGCCGCACTCGTCCACATACAACCTCATCAATGGAGATTTACGCATGAATAAAGGTGAATTAGTCGATCGCGTAGCTGAAACAGCTAGCGTGACCAAGAAGCAAGCAGATACAGTATTGTCAGCCGCATTGGAAGCAATCATGGAAGCTGTGTCCAAAGGTGACAAAGTTACACTTGTAGGTTTTGGTTCTTTTGAACCTAGAAACCGCCAAAAACGCGAGGGTCGCAACCCTAGAACTGGCGAGAAAATGGAAATTCCCGCAACTAAAGTGCCCGCATTCTCCGCTGGCAAACTGTTCAAAGACAAAGTTTCTGCTGACGAATAGATTAATCTAGCTGGATTTATACTCAGAAATATTCCTTGAATCGACCAAAACATGGGGGGAACCCAAGCTGGGCAGCTACAGTAGCAGGTTGTCCCCCCTCTCTGATCTTAGACTTCTCTGCGAGTATCAGTCCGTTAGGCCCTCCCTCAACGGCACTCGCAGCTATTAAGCTGCACATCGATAATCTTACTAACTATCCCAATCCCGACTATCCCGAACTTTGTCAAGCGATCGCCGCTCATCATCAGATCCCTGCTCGGTGGGTATTACCGGGTAATGGCGCGGCAGAACTATTAACTTGGGCGGGTTGGGAGTTTTCTAAGCTCAATACCACACTATTACCGACGCCAGCCTTTGGCGACTATTGGCGATCGCTCCAAACTTTTGGCACTCGCATCATTCCGCGAT harbors:
- a CDS encoding PilN domain-containing protein; the encoded protein is MYSLDINLLRERTDVQTDRQTDYTSGTNVAPAKYGKLPLFAGIGVAALTLMASGGGWLLLGQQTTQLEAKQQELDRKLGSLKVQDARLQELNGQIAQVNDETQSLASVFNQVQPLSAILQDLRESIPQGVQIATISQTESKIAAPTATAAAPAAPSGGLINKISTPPNPEATPKPGAAPTPASSPATVATAPSATTPTPGTPVATLPADIPTTKIEIVGTAKSFDEVNNFVLTLKQSAFFNPDDTQLASANLSSAIASLTKQKIDKPKDEITPAEQNALDRVERLELPKVVEYKIQTSIKRIPAADLIRELERKGAVGLVTRLKSLQQQQVIKP
- a CDS encoding secretin N-terminal domain-containing protein, with the translated sequence MKVSKRKQIITSIVMGSTVAALAAPNANAAVQQPEGVDKSTPSSDLIAQTKPTQQPLVPNPKITIDGAPPTPGVGLATPTMPRAVAPPVGDISVSNLDATIPQINLESNARINMVLKNTPAREVLESLARSANLNLAYADSVLSADGKAKTEANISLNLRNEPVQNAFNYVLQLSGLEANRIGNTIFVGNRLPDSVRETIVRTLRMNQVSSAAAANFLTTQGAETQIAFTKVDLQTVGEGASARTVETRTPQILALKANQGNGPLLLTGLAVSTDERLNAVTLIGSPRKVEMATSLLTRLDARRRQVALNVKIVDVNLSNLNSMSNSLSFKVGDGFLSVDKGAAVYNYGGSTPATNGQVNNISNGTPIGALNLPGGSQPFMDFQPNAPFSSQTSGDANGLGNIPRAGFGTPGNPLQPGVTTFTPAIPGTPVLNAAGNQIGTTAGTPAVYTYALPTNYAVPSKFLSTLQAQIISGNGKILTDPTLVVQEGQKSTVNLTQDVFGGFKINTVAGTGATTSTREPIIKQAGLSLEILVNRIDDNGFVSVGVSPTVSSIGSTITTTDGDISLLQSRTLNSGEIRLRDGQTLILSGIIQESDRSSVSKVPILGDIPILGALFRSTSKTNQRQEVVVLLTPQILNDNRGQVNYTPGVDARLMMGR
- a CDS encoding HU family DNA-binding protein, which codes for MNKGELVDRVAETASVTKKQADTVLSAALEAIMEAVSKGDKVTLVGFGSFEPRNRQKREGRNPRTGEKMEIPATKVPAFSAGKLFKDKVSADE